The proteins below come from a single Natranaerofaba carboxydovora genomic window:
- the argC gene encoding N-acetyl-gamma-glutamyl-phosphate reductase — protein MKVGVLGATGYGGIELCRILSAHDKVDLCYIASESNKGNKLSDVMPHFNEPEKDLILKGVHPEKEDAKELDLVFAALPHKVSMDVVPEWLKEDVKVIDLSGDYRLKDIQVYQKWYGITHKYEEILKDAVYGLCEINKESIKKASLVANPGCFPTGVILPLYPLLEKGLIDKENIIADCKTGVSGGGKEPKQIFHYPERNNNFQAYNVASHRHGPEMEQALSEAAGENLSLLFSPHLVPMDRGIFSTIYVSLKDKLSKEDVSNCLEEFYKDSPFAMLLEGYPQVKWIYGTNSFGISFVMDENTNTLIMMSVIDNLIKGASGQAVQNMNIMYGFEEDEGLMKTALWP, from the coding sequence ATGAAAGTTGGAGTGTTAGGTGCAACAGGTTACGGTGGGATAGAGCTTTGTAGGATTTTGTCAGCACATGATAAAGTAGATTTATGTTATATTGCTTCAGAAAGCAATAAAGGAAATAAATTATCAGATGTAATGCCACATTTTAATGAACCAGAAAAAGACCTTATCCTTAAAGGAGTTCACCCGGAAAAAGAAGATGCTAAAGAACTTGATCTTGTATTTGCAGCACTTCCTCATAAAGTCTCGATGGATGTAGTGCCTGAGTGGCTGAAAGAAGATGTGAAAGTAATTGACCTATCCGGTGACTATCGATTAAAAGATATCCAGGTGTATCAGAAATGGTACGGGATTACACATAAATATGAAGAAATTCTTAAGGATGCTGTGTATGGCCTTTGTGAGATAAATAAGGAGAGTATCAAAAAGGCGAGTCTGGTTGCAAACCCGGGTTGTTTCCCTACAGGGGTAATTTTGCCGCTGTATCCTTTGTTAGAAAAAGGACTTATAGATAAGGAAAATATAATTGCAGATTGTAAAACGGGAGTATCTGGTGGGGGCAAAGAGCCAAAACAAATTTTTCACTACCCGGAGCGAAATAATAATTTCCAGGCTTATAATGTTGCTTCTCACAGGCACGGCCCAGAGATGGAACAGGCTCTATCTGAAGCGGCAGGTGAAAATTTATCTTTATTATTTAGCCCTCATCTTGTACCTATGGACAGGGGGATATTCTCTACAATATACGTTAGTTTGAAGGATAAGCTTTCGAAGGAAGATGTCAGTAACTGCCTTGAAGAATTTTATAAGGATAGCCCTTTTGCTATGCTATTAGAAGGTTATCCCCAGGTTAAGTGGATTTATGGTACCAATTCATTTGGGATTTCCTTTGTAATGGATGAAAATACAAATACTCTTATAATGATGTCGGTGATAGATAATTTAATAAAAGGGGCAAGCGGGCAGGCCGTTCAGAATATGAATATAATGTATGGATTTGAAGAAGATGAAGGCCTTATGAAAACTGCCCTTTGGCCCTGA
- a CDS encoding MBL fold metallo-hydrolase, whose translation MAEFEVTVLGKYSPFPPKDGACSGYLVKGGSDYLLLDLGSGVLSRLQRHIDITNLKGVLLSHHHPDHKADIHSLRHAWSANMRMGNINSPLRIYTPNEPQYEVRQLENYQNIFSVIKLQAGLDYPFDPFLIEWLETNHPMKCAAFAIKYNGKKIVYTGDSSLSLRSELFKLCENADLLLCESSLMEEDKGTVPGHMSTKDAANLAKKAAVKKLILTHFWPFYEEKNLLYEAREVFEDTNLAIEGKTYIV comes from the coding sequence GTGGCCGAGTTTGAAGTGACGGTGCTAGGGAAGTATTCTCCTTTCCCTCCAAAAGACGGGGCATGTTCTGGGTATTTGGTGAAGGGCGGTAGTGATTATCTGCTCTTAGATCTTGGCAGTGGAGTTTTAAGCAGGCTTCAAAGACATATTGACATTACGAATTTAAAGGGTGTTTTGCTCTCCCATCATCATCCTGATCATAAAGCTGATATTCACTCTCTAAGACATGCTTGGAGCGCAAATATGAGAATGGGTAATATAAATTCACCTTTAAGAATATATACGCCTAATGAACCGCAGTATGAGGTAAGACAATTAGAAAACTACCAGAATATTTTTTCTGTGATCAAACTTCAAGCAGGCCTTGATTATCCCTTTGATCCTTTTTTGATAGAATGGTTAGAAACTAATCATCCAATGAAATGTGCAGCTTTTGCTATTAAATATAACGGCAAAAAAATAGTGTACACCGGAGATAGCTCACTTTCCCTTAGAAGTGAGCTGTTTAAGCTTTGTGAAAATGCTGACCTGTTATTGTGTGAGAGTTCTTTAATGGAAGAAGACAAAGGGACAGTGCCAGGACACATGTCAACAAAAGATGCTGCTAATTTGGCCAAAAAAGCCGCTGTCAAGAAGCTTATTTTAACTCACTTCTGGCCATTTTATGAAGAAAAAAACCTTCTCTACGAAGCAAGAGAGGTGTTTGAGGATACTAATTTGGCTATAGAAGGTAAGACCTACATAGTTTGA
- the carB gene encoding carbamoyl-phosphate synthase (glutamine-hydrolyzing) large subunit, whose amino-acid sequence MPLNDIDKILLVGSGPIVIGQAAEFDYAGTQALKAIKEEGIEVVLVNSNPATIMTDLELCDKVYFEPLTPDFVEWVIEKERPDGFVPGLGGQTALNLAFQLSKNGVLEKYGVKLLGTSLISIEKAEDREEFKSAMNELNEPVPDSTVVKTAGEAVDFADKIGYPVIVRPAYTLGGSGGGNARNEEELIDIVKRGLNLSIIGEVLIEKSVKGWKEIEFEVMRDRKGNAIAICDMENFDPIGIHTGDSIVVAPNQTLTDKEYKILKDSALRIISGLEIEGGCNVQFALDKEGSGSYYVIEVNPRVSRSSALASKATGYPIAKVSTKIALGYGLDELDEDPDDESSYFSEPSLDYVVVKIPRWPFDKFEDAGRILGTQMKATGEVMSLDRTLEGAFLKALRSLEIDNIGFYLPEIEHFIDLQAIELVKLGDDRRLFGLAKALELGVAPEKLEELTEINMFFLETINNVVKTQKKLRETTLENVSEELLSKAKKYGMSDDEIAIVVNSTSDEVRNKRKEFDIYPSYRKVTIYGGDYGKDSPYFYSTYEGENQVESDDDEKVIVFGSGPIRIGQGIEFDYASVHCVWSLQKAGKKVIIVNNNPETVSTDFDCGDKLYFEPLGPEDAFDIIDKENPEGCVVQFGGQTAINLTRPLHKKGINILGTSPESIDKAEDREKCYSLLRSLNIPQAEGTTVTSKENALGASKKIGFPLLVRPSYVIGGRAMEIVRDEQELFDYLSLSTKVSDDYPLLMDSYLPGKEVEIDAISDGEDVLIPGIMEHVEEAGVHSGDSMAVYPPESLSDKAKHEIEDYTRKIARALNIKGIFNIQYIYYNDRVYVLEINPRASRTVPVIAKVTGIPAVDLAARCMLGEKISELGYGTGVYPEMNFTAVKAPVFSFEKLHKVDTSLGPEMKSTGEVLGIGEDFALALYKTLLASGNEFFEKGNVLFSVADEHKEEVIPLAEEFSKLGFKLYATQGTYDAIKDKGINNVEVVTKVGEGLPNVMNLLKDGEIDLVINTPTGSKSPDSAGFKLRRLSSELKITTLTSPDTAAAYLKALKYLVESGGKINVKSLGEYLED is encoded by the coding sequence TTGCCCTTAAATGATATAGATAAAATACTGCTTGTCGGTTCCGGTCCTATTGTTATTGGTCAGGCGGCGGAATTTGACTATGCAGGGACCCAGGCACTAAAAGCTATAAAAGAAGAAGGGATTGAAGTAGTACTTGTAAATAGTAATCCTGCTACTATAATGACGGATTTGGAGCTGTGTGACAAAGTATATTTTGAACCTCTAACTCCAGACTTTGTTGAATGGGTGATAGAAAAAGAGCGTCCCGATGGGTTTGTTCCAGGACTTGGAGGCCAGACGGCTTTAAACCTTGCTTTTCAACTTTCCAAAAATGGTGTTCTTGAAAAGTATGGAGTTAAGCTCTTAGGCACCTCTCTAATTTCCATCGAAAAAGCCGAAGATAGAGAAGAGTTTAAATCAGCAATGAATGAGCTAAATGAACCTGTACCCGACAGTACTGTGGTTAAGACTGCAGGGGAAGCAGTCGACTTTGCAGATAAAATAGGTTATCCCGTTATAGTGCGTCCTGCTTATACCCTTGGTGGAAGCGGTGGTGGAAATGCCAGGAATGAAGAAGAACTGATTGATATTGTTAAGCGGGGCCTTAATTTGAGCATAATTGGCGAAGTACTTATAGAAAAAAGCGTTAAAGGGTGGAAAGAGATAGAGTTTGAAGTGATGCGGGATAGAAAAGGAAATGCCATAGCTATCTGTGACATGGAAAATTTTGATCCTATAGGGATTCATACGGGGGATAGTATAGTAGTTGCACCTAATCAAACTTTAACCGATAAAGAATATAAAATTTTGAAGGATAGTGCCCTTAGAATTATCTCCGGGTTAGAGATTGAAGGCGGCTGTAATGTTCAATTTGCCCTAGATAAAGAAGGGTCAGGTTCATATTATGTTATCGAGGTTAATCCAAGGGTTAGCAGGTCAAGTGCCCTTGCATCTAAGGCGACAGGTTATCCAATAGCCAAAGTTTCTACTAAGATTGCTCTGGGGTACGGATTAGATGAGCTAGATGAGGATCCTGATGATGAATCATCTTATTTTTCGGAGCCTTCTTTAGATTATGTCGTTGTAAAAATACCCAGGTGGCCTTTTGATAAGTTTGAAGATGCGGGAAGGATACTTGGTACTCAGATGAAGGCTACAGGAGAGGTCATGTCTTTGGATAGAACCCTTGAAGGAGCCTTCCTAAAAGCCCTTCGCTCTCTTGAAATAGATAATATAGGATTTTATTTGCCAGAAATTGAGCATTTTATAGACTTGCAGGCTATAGAACTTGTTAAACTAGGTGATGACAGAAGATTATTTGGCCTGGCAAAAGCCCTTGAATTAGGTGTCGCGCCTGAGAAATTAGAAGAGCTTACTGAAATAAATATGTTTTTCCTGGAAACCATAAATAATGTGGTGAAAACACAAAAGAAACTTAGGGAAACAACCCTGGAGAATGTTTCAGAGGAACTGCTTTCTAAAGCTAAAAAGTACGGAATGTCAGATGATGAGATTGCTATTGTTGTAAACTCCACTTCTGATGAAGTTAGAAATAAAAGAAAAGAATTTGACATTTATCCTTCATATAGAAAAGTAACTATTTATGGAGGAGATTACGGCAAGGATTCGCCTTATTTTTACAGCACTTATGAAGGCGAAAATCAGGTTGAAAGTGATGATGACGAAAAAGTCATCGTTTTTGGCTCTGGTCCCATAAGAATTGGTCAGGGGATTGAGTTTGATTATGCAAGTGTTCACTGTGTATGGTCTCTACAAAAAGCAGGCAAAAAGGTGATAATTGTTAATAATAACCCTGAGACCGTTAGTACGGACTTTGACTGTGGAGATAAGCTTTACTTTGAGCCCTTAGGTCCTGAAGATGCTTTTGATATTATTGACAAGGAAAATCCTGAGGGTTGTGTGGTTCAGTTTGGTGGTCAGACTGCCATAAATCTTACAAGACCGCTGCACAAAAAAGGTATTAATATTCTTGGAACATCACCAGAAAGCATTGATAAGGCTGAAGATAGGGAGAAGTGTTACAGCCTTCTACGCTCACTGAATATACCTCAGGCAGAGGGAACAACCGTCACAAGTAAAGAAAATGCTCTAGGAGCATCAAAGAAGATAGGTTTTCCCCTTCTTGTAAGGCCTTCTTATGTTATCGGCGGCAGAGCCATGGAGATTGTTAGAGATGAGCAGGAATTGTTTGATTACCTGTCGCTTTCTACTAAAGTTTCCGATGATTATCCTCTGTTAATGGATAGTTATCTTCCTGGAAAGGAAGTAGAAATAGATGCTATAAGTGACGGGGAAGATGTGTTAATTCCTGGGATTATGGAGCATGTTGAGGAGGCCGGGGTACACTCGGGTGATAGTATGGCAGTTTATCCCCCCGAGAGCCTGTCTGATAAGGCAAAACACGAAATTGAAGATTACACCAGGAAAATTGCCCGTGCCTTGAATATAAAAGGAATCTTTAACATTCAATATATATACTATAATGATAGGGTTTATGTGTTAGAGATTAATCCAAGAGCAAGCAGGACCGTACCCGTTATAGCAAAGGTAACCGGGATACCTGCTGTTGATCTTGCAGCTAGATGTATGCTAGGAGAAAAGATTAGTGAGCTTGGATACGGCACAGGTGTCTATCCAGAGATGAATTTTACGGCTGTCAAGGCGCCGGTATTTTCTTTTGAGAAGCTTCACAAAGTAGATACTTCCCTTGGGCCGGAGATGAAGTCCACAGGGGAGGTTCTTGGAATAGGCGAAGATTTTGCTCTTGCTTTATACAAGACCCTTCTTGCTTCTGGTAATGAATTTTTCGAAAAAGGAAATGTATTGTTCTCCGTTGCAGATGAACATAAAGAGGAGGTTATTCCTCTTGCTGAAGAATTCTCAAAACTTGGATTCAAGCTGTATGCTACACAAGGAACCTATGATGCTATTAAGGATAAAGGTATCAACAATGTAGAAGTTGTTACTAAAGTTGGCGAAGGTCTCCCGAATGTAATGAACTTACTAAAAGATGGGGAAATAGACCTTGTGATAAACACTCCTACAGGTAGCAAAAGCCCTGATTCTGCAGGATTTAAACTTAGAAGACTAAGCTCTGAGCTGAAGATAACTACTCTTACTTCACCTGATACTGCAGCTGCTTATTTAAAAGCATTGAAATATTTGGTCGAGTCTGGTGGAAAGATAAATGTTAAGAGTTTAGGGGAGTATTTAGAGGATTGA
- a CDS encoding argininosuccinate synthase — protein sequence MYGRELKMVKKVVMAYSGGLDTSVAVQWLKNLYDCEVIAMVGDVGQKEDLEPVREKALKTGAEKAYVEDLTEEFVTDYVYPTLKASALYEGKYLLGTAIARPVLAKRLCEIAEKEGADAIAHGCTGKGNDQVRFELTVKSLMPHLKIIAPWREWDLKSREDCIKYAEDNNIPVPVSKDKPFSIDRNLWHSSYEGGVLEDPYFEPEDDMFLMTDSPEKAPDEPCYLELEFEQGIPIKVDGEKFEPVPMLEKLNDIAGKHGIGRIDIVENRLLGMKSRGVYETPGGTLLFTAKNELEYLVLDKDTMHFKETVSQKYAELVYNGLWFTKLKDSLDAFVDETQKNVTGKVKLKLYKGSVQIAGRTSPYSLYNEELATFEEDEVYDQKDAEGFINLFGLSAMNQGIIERKKKN from the coding sequence ATTTATGGGAGGGAGCTAAAAATGGTTAAAAAAGTAGTAATGGCATATTCAGGCGGCCTAGATACGTCTGTTGCTGTACAATGGTTAAAAAACTTATATGATTGTGAAGTAATTGCTATGGTAGGAGATGTGGGGCAAAAAGAAGATTTGGAACCTGTTAGAGAAAAAGCCCTTAAAACAGGGGCCGAAAAAGCATACGTAGAGGACTTGACAGAGGAGTTTGTGACTGACTATGTCTATCCTACCCTGAAGGCAAGCGCTCTGTATGAAGGAAAGTATCTTCTTGGAACTGCAATTGCAAGACCTGTCCTTGCAAAGAGGTTATGTGAAATTGCAGAAAAAGAAGGAGCGGATGCCATAGCTCACGGCTGTACAGGGAAAGGAAATGATCAGGTTAGATTTGAACTGACAGTCAAATCTTTAATGCCTCATTTGAAAATCATCGCTCCATGGAGGGAGTGGGATCTTAAAAGCAGGGAAGACTGTATTAAATATGCTGAAGATAATAATATCCCTGTTCCTGTAAGTAAGGACAAACCTTTTAGTATAGATAGGAATCTGTGGCACTCAAGCTATGAAGGCGGTGTCCTTGAAGATCCATACTTTGAGCCTGAAGATGACATGTTCTTAATGACTGATTCACCTGAAAAGGCTCCAGACGAACCTTGCTATCTAGAACTAGAATTTGAGCAGGGTATCCCTATTAAAGTAGACGGGGAAAAATTCGAACCGGTACCAATGCTTGAAAAGCTTAATGACATAGCTGGAAAACACGGAATTGGCCGGATTGATATTGTTGAGAACAGGCTTCTTGGGATGAAATCTAGAGGAGTATATGAGACACCTGGTGGTACGTTGTTGTTTACAGCTAAGAATGAGCTAGAATATCTTGTCTTAGACAAAGATACTATGCATTTCAAAGAGACTGTAAGTCAGAAGTATGCTGAACTGGTTTATAATGGTCTATGGTTCACGAAGCTTAAAGATTCCCTTGATGCTTTTGTTGATGAAACCCAAAAGAATGTTACAGGTAAGGTTAAACTGAAATTGTACAAGGGTTCTGTCCAAATTGCTGGAAGAACTTCTCCGTATAGTTTATACAACGAAGAGCTGGCAACTTTTGAGGAAGATGAAGTGTATGATCAAAAAGATGCGGAAGGGTTTATTAATTTGTTTGGCCTTTCGGCTATGAATCAGGGTATAATTGAAAGAAAGAAGAAAAACTAA
- a CDS encoding aspartate aminotransferase family protein, whose amino-acid sequence MFKDYDKIKELESSYIINTYGRNPEKTPLFVEGKGCILHDEEGNEYLDLLSGLGVNNLGHSHPGVVEAATKQMNKLLHTSNLYYTVPQVELSKLLIENSFADKVFFANSGAESNEAAIKLARKYSELKYGENRKKIITVKKSFHGRTLATLTATGQEKVRKGFGPLPEGFSYVPLNDIDALKKEVDDKTCAVMIEPILGEGGVHPCEKDYLEQAKELCKEKDILLIYDEIQTGMGRTAKLFAHEHYGVTPDVMTLAKALGGGLPIGAMLCTDEVAKSFSPGDHASTFGGNPVAAEAGVAVVNTLLEDGFLENVQEKSSYFVKELEELALNYSSVQGVRHKGMMIALQVDGCAGEILGECLSKRLLINAIGDSTIRLLPPLVIEKNQIDIALGILENVIADIES is encoded by the coding sequence ATGTTTAAGGATTATGACAAAATCAAAGAGCTTGAAAGTAGCTATATAATAAATACTTACGGAAGAAACCCTGAGAAAACCCCTTTGTTTGTAGAAGGTAAGGGTTGTATTTTGCATGACGAGGAAGGAAATGAGTACTTGGATCTGTTGTCTGGACTTGGTGTTAACAACCTAGGACACTCTCATCCAGGAGTGGTTGAAGCTGCAACCAAACAGATGAATAAACTTCTTCATACCAGTAACCTGTACTATACAGTGCCCCAGGTGGAACTTTCTAAACTACTTATAGAAAATTCATTTGCAGACAAAGTATTTTTTGCAAATAGTGGCGCGGAATCAAATGAGGCTGCTATCAAACTTGCAAGAAAATATTCTGAGTTAAAATATGGTGAAAATAGAAAGAAAATAATTACTGTGAAAAAATCCTTTCACGGAAGAACTCTGGCAACTTTGACAGCTACAGGACAGGAAAAAGTCAGAAAAGGCTTTGGCCCGCTGCCAGAAGGATTTAGCTATGTGCCTCTAAATGATATAGATGCGCTTAAAAAGGAAGTAGATGACAAAACCTGTGCTGTTATGATTGAACCTATCCTTGGTGAGGGAGGGGTACACCCCTGCGAAAAAGATTATCTAGAGCAGGCAAAAGAGCTCTGTAAGGAAAAGGATATACTTCTCATCTATGATGAAATACAGACGGGGATGGGCAGGACTGCAAAACTTTTTGCCCATGAACATTATGGGGTAACACCCGATGTTATGACCCTTGCAAAGGCTCTTGGTGGAGGGCTCCCCATAGGTGCTATGCTTTGTACTGACGAAGTGGCGAAGTCATTTTCGCCGGGAGATCATGCAAGCACCTTTGGCGGCAACCCGGTGGCAGCAGAGGCTGGAGTGGCAGTGGTTAATACTCTATTAGAGGACGGTTTTTTAGAAAACGTTCAGGAAAAAAGCAGTTACTTTGTAAAAGAACTTGAAGAGCTAGCTCTCAATTATTCTTCTGTTCAAGGTGTAAGACATAAAGGGATGATGATTGCCCTGCAGGTGGATGGTTGTGCCGGGGAGATTCTTGGCGAATGCCTATCAAAGAGGTTGCTTATAAATGCGATAGGTGATAGTACTATAAGGCTTTTGCCACCTCTAGTAATTGAGAAGAACCAGATAGATATTGCACTTGGAATACTTGAAAATGTGATCGCTGATATAGAATCTTGA
- the argB gene encoding acetylglutamate kinase, producing MREDKSVKSVIEKADVLIEALPYIKTFSNKTFVIKFGGSILDDEELKRSILLDIILLKYIGVSPVVIHGGGREITKLMEKVNKEPEFVNGLRVTDEETMELTEMALGKINQDIVGMFNNLGGKAAGFTGKDGDLLVAEKRPPTRPAVESEGNKEIDLGAVGDIKKVNPEIIKHMADQDFIPVISPVAVDMDGKSLNINADHTAGELAGALGAEKLILLTDVPGIKYSEEDDDEVISTLSISMAREMITEGKIKEGMIPKVEACIKALEHRVKRTHIVDGNLKHSLLLEIFTDRGIGTMVSA from the coding sequence GTGAGAGAAGATAAAAGTGTTAAAAGTGTAATAGAAAAAGCTGATGTTTTAATAGAGGCTTTACCCTACATCAAGACTTTTAGCAATAAGACTTTTGTAATTAAATTTGGTGGCAGTATTTTGGATGATGAAGAACTTAAAAGGTCTATACTCCTGGATATTATCCTTCTAAAATATATAGGAGTATCGCCTGTTGTGATTCATGGTGGTGGAAGAGAAATAACCAAGCTGATGGAAAAGGTTAATAAAGAGCCTGAATTTGTAAATGGACTCAGGGTCACTGATGAAGAAACTATGGAGCTTACTGAGATGGCACTTGGCAAAATAAATCAAGATATTGTAGGAATGTTTAATAATTTGGGAGGTAAAGCTGCTGGTTTTACCGGTAAGGATGGAGACCTATTGGTGGCAGAAAAACGTCCCCCGACAAGGCCTGCTGTTGAAAGTGAAGGTAATAAAGAGATAGACCTTGGAGCAGTTGGTGATATCAAAAAGGTAAATCCTGAGATCATAAAACATATGGCAGATCAGGATTTTATACCTGTAATCTCCCCTGTAGCTGTAGATATGGACGGCAAATCACTTAATATAAATGCAGATCATACTGCCGGGGAGCTTGCAGGAGCTCTTGGAGCGGAGAAGTTAATTCTTTTGACGGATGTGCCCGGTATTAAGTATTCTGAAGAAGATGATGATGAAGTTATATCTACTCTTAGTATATCTATGGCTAGAGAGATGATAACTGAAGGTAAGATTAAAGAAGGAATGATTCCGAAAGTTGAGGCGTGTATTAAGGCATTAGAGCACAGGGTGAAAAGAACACACATTGTTGATGGAAATTTGAAACATTCCCTGCTGCTTGAGATATTTACAGACAGAGGTATAGGAACTATGGTTAGTGCTTAG
- the argF gene encoding ornithine carbamoyltransferase, producing the protein MDRTIESLKGRDFLTLKDFGKEELESILDLSSKIKKEQKQGTKTPYLAGKTLGMLFEKPSTRTRVSFEVAIHQLGGMGLFLSSNDLQLKRGEPIKDTARVLSGYLDGIMVRTFSHDTITELSDYSSVPVINGLTDLYHPCQVMADLLTIKEEFDSFSGLSLTYLGDGKNNMAHSLLYGCSKMGINITIGAPKKYFPREDIVNEAKEIASKQGSKIKITDDPAEAVAESQVLYTDVWVSMGDEAEKEERLKDLTPFQLNDDLLAKAHQDAIVLHCLPAHRDEEITDSVMEGKKSRVFVEAENRLHAQKGILVSLMMDGGRG; encoded by the coding sequence ATTGATAGGACGATAGAGTCTTTAAAGGGTAGGGATTTTTTGACCCTTAAGGATTTTGGTAAAGAAGAGTTAGAGTCCATATTGGATTTGTCTAGTAAGATAAAGAAAGAACAAAAACAAGGCACCAAAACGCCTTACCTTGCAGGGAAAACTCTTGGGATGTTGTTTGAAAAGCCATCTACTAGAACAAGGGTTTCCTTTGAGGTGGCTATCCACCAGCTTGGTGGAATGGGGTTATTTTTGAGCTCGAATGATCTACAGCTAAAAAGAGGAGAACCAATAAAAGATACCGCAAGGGTTTTATCTGGATATCTTGATGGGATTATGGTTAGAACTTTTTCTCATGATACTATAACAGAGCTTTCTGATTATTCTAGTGTACCAGTGATAAATGGTTTGACTGATCTTTATCATCCCTGTCAAGTGATGGCAGATCTTTTGACCATCAAAGAAGAGTTTGATTCATTCTCTGGTTTGTCTTTGACATATTTAGGTGATGGCAAAAATAATATGGCCCATTCTCTTCTATACGGATGCAGCAAAATGGGGATAAACATAACCATTGGTGCACCCAAAAAGTATTTTCCTAGAGAAGATATTGTTAATGAGGCAAAAGAGATTGCTAGTAAACAGGGAAGTAAGATAAAAATTACTGATGATCCAGCAGAAGCAGTAGCAGAAAGTCAGGTTTTATATACTGATGTATGGGTAAGTATGGGAGATGAAGCTGAAAAAGAAGAAAGGCTAAAAGATCTTACTCCATTTCAGCTTAATGATGACTTACTAGCTAAGGCACATCAAGATGCAATAGTTTTACACTGTCTTCCGGCACACCGGGATGAGGAAATAACAGATAGCGTTATGGAAGGTAAAAAATCAAGGGTGTTTGTAGAAGCTGAAAATAGGCTGCATGCGCAAAAAGGGATACTGGTGTCATTAATGATGGATGGGGGTAGAGGCTAG
- the argH gene encoding argininosuccinate lyase, giving the protein MKLWGGRFTGETDKLVEKFNASIDFDKKLALYDIIGSRAHVKMLAEREIITSDDRDKILKGLLQVESEIKEGKFSYKVEHEDIHMNIEARLIEIIGDVAKKIHTARSRNDQVALDLHLYARDRLVGMIELLIELEKAVLDLADEHKLTVMPGYTHLQRAQPISLGHHLMSYYGMLSRDVERLFDLYKRVDIMPLGACALAGTSYPIDRESVRDELQFERLYENSMDAVSDRDFVLEFLFCMSTIMTHLSRFSEDIILWSSSEYGFIELDDSFCTGSSIMPQKKNPDVAELIRGKVGRVLGSLNGLFVTLKALPLAYNKDMQEDKEGFFDAVETLMVSITLFTGMLPGIKVNEEKMKEAVYSDFSNATDLADYMVKKGISFRDAHALVGKAVLYCQENNKLLSELTLEELKDISPVLDEKAFYYLDPKDSVQQKKSRGGPAETEVMRQIEVARKEVLSQEATCEKLVKLI; this is encoded by the coding sequence ATGAAGCTCTGGGGAGGCAGGTTTACCGGGGAAACTGATAAGCTTGTGGAAAAATTCAATGCTTCAATAGATTTTGACAAAAAACTAGCCCTTTATGACATTATAGGCAGTAGAGCCCATGTAAAGATGCTTGCTGAAAGAGAAATAATAACCTCAGATGATAGAGATAAAATCTTAAAAGGGCTTTTACAGGTAGAAAGTGAAATTAAAGAAGGTAAGTTCTCTTACAAAGTCGAGCATGAAGATATTCATATGAATATAGAAGCAAGGCTTATAGAGATTATAGGTGATGTGGCAAAGAAGATCCATACTGCAAGGAGCAGAAACGACCAGGTTGCCCTTGATCTACATCTTTATGCAAGAGATAGGCTTGTGGGGATGATAGAACTTTTGATAGAACTAGAAAAAGCAGTTCTAGATCTTGCAGATGAACATAAACTTACTGTAATGCCTGGTTATACCCACCTGCAGAGGGCTCAGCCTATAAGTCTTGGTCATCATTTGATGTCATATTACGGGATGTTGAGTAGAGACGTTGAGAGACTTTTTGATCTGTATAAAAGGGTTGATATAATGCCCCTTGGTGCCTGTGCCCTTGCAGGTACGAGTTATCCTATTGATAGAGAGTCGGTTAGGGATGAGCTTCAATTTGAGAGGCTGTATGAAAACAGCATGGATGCAGTAAGTGATAGGGATTTTGTGTTAGAGTTTTTGTTTTGTATGAGTACTATTATGACTCATCTAAGTAGATTCAGTGAGGATATCATCTTATGGTCTTCTTCGGAGTATGGATTCATAGAGCTTGATGATAGTTTTTGTACCGGGTCAAGTATTATGCCCCAGAAGAAAAACCCCGATGTAGCCGAGCTAATTAGGGGTAAGGTAGGAAGGGTCCTTGGTTCTCTTAATGGTCTCTTTGTCACTTTGAAAGCACTTCCCTTAGCATATAATAAAGATATGCAGGAGGACAAAGAAGGTTTTTTTGATGCTGTGGAGACCCTAATGGTTTCTATAACTTTGTTTACCGGGATGTTACCTGGAATCAAAGTTAATGAAGAAAAGATGAAAGAAGCTGTATACAGTGACTTCTCAAATGCTACTGACCTTGCTGATTATATGGTGAAAAAGGGGATATCCTTTAGAGATGCCCATGCTCTTGTGGGCAAAGCTGTTTTATATTGTCAGGAGAATAACAAACTTCTATCTGAGTTAACCCTTGAAGAGTTAAAAGATATTTCCCCTGTGTTAGATGAAAAGGCCTTCTACTATCTTGACCCGAAAGATTCTGTGCAGCAGAAAAAAAGCAGGGGTGGCCCCGCTGAGACAGAGGTTATGAGACAGATAGAAGTTGCTAGAAAGGAAGTTTTAAGTCAGGAAGCTACTTGTGAGAAACTTGTGAAGTTAATATAA